In Candidatus Latescibacterota bacterium, the genomic stretch CAGGGACGAAATATGGGTGATGGCCGAGATAACGATCAGAGCGTCCAGCAGGACGAAGGCCGAAAGGATATTCAAGAAGATAGATTTCGAAGTGGATGCGGACCGGCATGAGGTCTTTGTAAGGGCGGACCTGCCGAAGATGAACTCTGGCAGTTTTTTCGGCTTGCTGGGTGGAAACAGGGAGTCGATCAATATCAGCTATCATGTAAAAGTTCCGTACCGGACTCACTTCGAACTGGAATCGGTCAACGGAAGGATCACCGTAGAAGATGTCGAGGGGATCTTCCTGGTCAAGACGGTAAATGGGGGAATCGATCTGGACCTGGAGGGAGGAGCGGGTGATATTTCGACCGTCAACGGGGGGATCGATTGTGATCTGAAGAGATTTCCTATCGGAGGCGAATTGAATGTAAAGACGGTTAACGGGAGTGTAGATCTGAATCTGCCGGACGATACGGGAGCTGTGCTGGATGCCCGTACAATGAACGGGAGAGTCAGACTCGATTTCAGACTCAAGGATGTGTCGTACAGAAAAAAGAGAAAGCTCAAAGGAGTGATCGGTGACGGTGATGGCTATATCAACGTGCGTACGACAAATGGAGGTATCGACATAGACCGTCTCTGAGACTTTGAAGGCATTGAGTAGAGATTTTTCTTTAATTCAGCGACAATTTAACGCTATATTTAAAACACCCTTTTCAGGGTGTTTTATTTTGAATAAATCGGGATTCTTGAATGTATCAGGGGTGAGACCATGTCGAATGTTTCGACAGACATAAAAAAAGAGACTCTACTGGCTTGGAAGAATGGTAGTTCCGATGCATTTGAGGAGATTGTGAATATTACTATGACTCGCGCGTATTCGGTCGCACTGAGCCTTGTCGGAAACGCGGAGGACGCAAAAGACCTTTCGCAGGAAGCCTTCATAGCCGCTCACAGGGCGAAGAAGAGTTTTGACGATGAAAGGCCGTTTTTCCCCTGGTTCTACAGGATCCTTCGTAACAGATGTCTGAACTTTATCCGAAGCAGGTCAAAGCGCGGAGAGATATCGATGGATGTGCTGATCGAGAAGGACAGTGGTATCGAATCGCCGGAAAGAGCGATGATCCGAAAAGAGGATTCCGAAGCGCTATGGAATGCTCTTTTCACACTTTCTCCGGAACATCGTGAAATAATAGTTTTGAGGAATTTTCAGGATCTGGCCTATCGGGAGATATCCGAAGTACTTGGTATCTCCCAGGGAACCGTGATGTCCAGACTCTTTTATGCCAGGAAGGCTCTCTATGATGTTTTAAAGGACCGTCTCCGCGTCGAAGGGGATGATGCGCGATGAGCTGTAACAGGATGGAATCCGATGGAATGCGTTATCTCGACCATGAGATGACGGCCGATGAGATAGCCGAATTCGAGAAACATCTGACTGAATGTGGCACCTGTCGCACGATGATGGAAGAAATGGGAAGGCTCGATGCCTTTACCGGCCGGATGAAGATCAAGGACCCGGTCGACTCTTTCATGGAAGGATACTGGAAGTCGATCTACAGGAGATTCGAGAGAAAGACAGCCTGGATCGTGATCATAGCAGGGGCGTCAGTCGCTGTGCT encodes the following:
- a CDS encoding DUF4097 family beta strand repeat protein, which gives rise to MNRSAIFLGFILILAVIVPQQVFAYKLETEWERSFDIGKDPEFILKNVNGRIEVEGWDRDEIWVMAEITIRASSRTKAERIFKKIDFEVDADRHEVFVRADLPKMNSGSFFGLLGGNRESINISYHVKVPYRTHFELESVNGRITVEDVEGIFLVKTVNGGIDLDLEGGAGDISTVNGGIDCDLKRFPIGGELNVKTVNGSVDLNLPDDTGAVLDARTMNGRVRLDFRLKDVSYRKKRKLKGVIGDGDGYINVRTTNGGIDIDRL
- a CDS encoding RNA polymerase sigma factor produces the protein MSNVSTDIKKETLLAWKNGSSDAFEEIVNITMTRAYSVALSLVGNAEDAKDLSQEAFIAAHRAKKSFDDERPFFPWFYRILRNRCLNFIRSRSKRGEISMDVLIEKDSGIESPERAMIRKEDSEALWNALFTLSPEHREIIVLRNFQDLAYREISEVLGISQGTVMSRLFYARKALYDVLKDRLRVEGDDAR
- a CDS encoding zf-HC2 domain-containing protein — translated: MSCNRMESDGMRYLDHEMTADEIAEFEKHLTECGTCRTMMEEMGRLDAFTGRMKIKDPVDSFMEGYWKSIYRRFERKTAWIVIIAGASVAVLYLLIMMFREIGKLTFGTGVMLVLLAGLITLLISVIRERFHQKKSDRYKDIVR